GTGGCGACGGTGGCCACGGTTCCTCCGGAGGACATGCGAGTTTGTGACCGCCGGCGACGATGCAGAAAGGAGTCGCGATGAGGTGGGGGTACCACCCGCGTGCGGGGGAGAGCGGCGCTTGTGATGGCATTCGGTAGACGCTCAGGCAAAGACGACAACGAAGACACGTCCGTCGGGCCGGCCGGCGAACACGCCGAACCCGAGGACGGCGTCGCGGCGCAGGCCCCCGCGGAGCCGGATGAGGCAGAAGAGCTCTCAGAAGAGCTCGAGGGCCCGTTCGACATCGACGACTTCGACGACCCCGCGGTCGCCGAGTTGGCCCGGCTCGACCTGGGCGCGGTGCTCATTCCCATGCCGGACGCTGGGCAGCTGCAGGTCGAGCTGACCGAGACCGGCGTCCCGAGCGCCGTGTGGGTAGTCACGCCGAACGGTCGTTTCACCATCGCCGCCTATGCGGCACCCAAGACGGGCGGGCTGTGGCGGGAGGTCGCCGGCGAGCTCGCCGAGTCGCTGCGCTCGAACTCGGCCAACGTCAGCATCCAGGACGGCCCGTGGGGTCGCGAAGTCGTCGGTGTCGCCGCCGGCGTGGTGCGTTTCATCGGGGTCGACGGCTACCGCTGGATGATCCGCTGCGTCATCAACGGCCCGCACGAGACCATCGCGACGTTGGACCGGGAGGCGCGTGCGGCGTTGGCGGACACCGTCGTTCGTCGCGGTGAGACGCCGCTCCCGGTACGGACGCCGCTGCCCGTGCGGCTGCCCGAGCCGATGGCCGAACAGCTGCGGGCGGCCGCGGCCGCGCGACAGGCCGAGGCTCAGCCGGCCAACGAGCCGGCGGCGCGGCGCAGCGCCGACGGATCGGCCATGCAGCAGCTGCGCACCACGACCGGCGGCTGACTGCGGTCAGAGGTCGGCGAGGGCGGCCAGGCAGGCCGCCCCCAGCGCGGCGGGGTCCGCGCCGATCTGATCCAGCGTCACCGCCCGCAGCGCGGCCCGCGGCGCGGCGGCGACCCAGTCGACGGCCACCTGCAGCGGGTGGATCGGATCGTCGACCGCGGCGGCCACCGCCAGCGGCGCCGCCAGCCGGGACAGGTCGGCGCAGCTCGGCGCGACGTAGGCCGCCGCTGCTTCCATGGCGTCGGGCAATTGTGGCCACTGGGCACGCCACGACCGGGTCAGCTCGTCGGCCAGCCACGGCGGGCTGGACGCCCGCATCTGCGTGGTCGTTGCCGCCAAGCCGTCCGCACGCAGCCGGGACGCCGAATGCCGCGCCGCGAGAGCCGCCGGCGCGGCCGCGGGGGCGCCGGCCCAGGCCGGCAGCGCGGCCAGGACGGCGATCGCCTGACCGGGATGGGTCAGCGCCCACGCGGCCGCCACCGCGGCGCCGATCGAGACACCGCCGACGCCGATCGGGCCCAGCCGCGCGGCGCCATCGAGGGCGGACAGATAGCCGTCGATCAACCGGCCCGGCTGGGGTCGCGGGGCCACCAGCGACGCGCCGGCTTGGCGCAAGGGGCCGGAAAACGCCCGGTGAACGTAGTTGTCGTCGGAGCCGGTCCCGGGTAACAACACCGTCGTAACACCGCGCAGATCGACAGCCACCCCTCGATATTGCCCGGCCGTCACGGATGCTCCAACACCGCGTTTGGTTCGGTTGGCGC
The nucleotide sequence above comes from Mycobacterium malmoense. Encoded proteins:
- a CDS encoding DUF3710 domain-containing protein — its product is MAFGRRSGKDDNEDTSVGPAGEHAEPEDGVAAQAPAEPDEAEELSEELEGPFDIDDFDDPAVAELARLDLGAVLIPMPDAGQLQVELTETGVPSAVWVVTPNGRFTIAAYAAPKTGGLWREVAGELAESLRSNSANVSIQDGPWGREVVGVAAGVVRFIGVDGYRWMIRCVINGPHETIATLDREARAALADTVVRRGETPLPVRTPLPVRLPEPMAEQLRAAAAARQAEAQPANEPAARRSADGSAMQQLRTTTGG